A region of Esox lucius isolate fEsoLuc1 chromosome 3, fEsoLuc1.pri, whole genome shotgun sequence DNA encodes the following proteins:
- the LOC117594254 gene encoding zinc finger BED domain-containing protein 4-like has protein sequence MKKPVKVKETIQEGRSFIALTTDIWTSLATETYLGVTCHFRTEDWNMKSLTLATMPLEERHTGVNIATWLEEVVTKFNISLDSIKAVVHDNGSNVVAALKLLAEKHNWVSVRCTGHTLQLVVNHSLKETSISKALGAARTLVEHFRRSELANTKLKEKQQQMNTPEHKLIQDVATQWNSTYLMLERLLEQRWPFTAPLSDPEVTPRGKHYFDLKPDQWSLLDELTQGLQPFQCATEFLSGPEYTALSCLLQLAKGLQRSVLQSLIFETTPGKAFLAKASKELEERWGDISTFLKEKDNTILLSAALDPRF, from the exons atgaaaaaaccTGTCAAA gttaagGAAACTattcaggaaggaagaagcttCATTGCACTGACCACTGACATCTGGACTAGCCTTGCAACAGAAACATACCTTGGTGTCACATGCCACTTTAGAACTGAAGACTGGAACATGAAGAGTCTCACTCTTGCAACCATGCCTCTTGAGGAACGACATACTGGTGTCAACATAGCCACATGGCTGGAAGAGGTTGTCACAAAATTCAACATTTCCCTAGACAGCATTAAAGCGGTTGTTCATGACAATGGATCAAATGTTGTGGCTGCACTGAAATTGCTTGCTGAGAAACATAATTGGGTCTCCGTCCGCTGTACTGGACACACACTTCAGCTTGTCGTGAACCATTCCCTCAAAGAGACCAGCATTAGCAAAGCTTTGGGAGCTGCAAGGACCTTGGTTGAACATTTTAGAAGAAGTGAACTGGCCAATACTAAGCTGAAAGAAAAGCAGCAGCAGATGAACACACCAGAGCATAAGCTGATACAAGACGTCGCAACCCAGTGGAATAGCACCTACTTAATGCTGGAGAGACTGCTGGAGCAGCGCTGGCCTTTTACTGCCCCACTTTCGGATCCTGAAGTGACACCAAGGGGAAAACATTACTTTGATTTGAAGCCTGATCAGTGGTCATTACTTGATGAGCTAACCCAGGGCCTGCAGCCTTTTCAATGTGCCACTGAGTTTCTTAGTGGCCCAGAATACACAGCATTGTCGTGCCTTCTTCAGCTTGCAAAAGGGCTACAGAGGTCTGTTCTACAATCCCTGATCTTCGAAACTACTCCTGGAAAAGCTTTTTTAGCCAAAGCTTCTAAAGAGTTAGAAGAAAGATGGGGGGATATCAGCACTTTCCTCAAGGAGAAAGATAACACCATTCTTCTGTCAGCAGCCCTAGATCCAAGATTTTGA